One window of the Carnobacterium maltaromaticum DSM 20342 genome contains the following:
- a CDS encoding CopY/TcrY family copper transport repressor: MENHCDLQITVAEWEVMRVVWSLRTVSSKQVSLILTNKMNWKPATTKTLIGRLVRKGILSTKTDGKRFIYAATISEEECIKFQVNKLLSTICNKSIGTALANAITEYELSSDDIVLIKNKLEKKIQSKIACECVPEECECRNH; encoded by the coding sequence ATGGAAAATCACTGTGATCTTCAAATTACTGTAGCAGAATGGGAAGTAATGCGCGTTGTCTGGAGTTTAAGAACGGTCTCTAGTAAACAAGTTAGTTTGATTCTAACCAATAAAATGAATTGGAAACCAGCCACGACAAAAACATTAATTGGCAGATTAGTTCGTAAAGGAATTTTATCAACTAAAACTGATGGAAAAAGATTTATTTATGCTGCAACGATTAGTGAAGAAGAATGTATTAAATTTCAGGTTAATAAACTGTTATCTACTATATGCAACAAATCAATTGGAACAGCACTTGCTAATGCTATTACAGAATACGAATTGAGCAGTGATGATATTGTTTTGATTAAAAATAAATTGGAAAAAAAAATCCAATCAAAGATAGCATGTGAATGTGTTCCTGAAGAATGCGAATGTAGAAATCATTAG
- a CDS encoding DUF2933 domain-containing protein, with amino-acid sequence MQWLLLLVCPIMMIFMMSGMTHGGKNKDNVSKDEFDQLKQHNEKLSEELQKIKSKLN; translated from the coding sequence ATGCAATGGCTTTTACTGTTAGTGTGTCCAATTATGATGATTTTTATGATGTCTGGAATGACACATGGAGGAAAAAATAAAGATAATGTTTCTAAAGATGAATTTGATCAGCTTAAACAGCATAATGAAAAATTAAGCGAAGAATTACAAAAAATTAAATCTAAATTAAATTAA
- a CDS encoding TIGR01906 family membrane protein, with amino-acid sequence MKKLRTYLALLVILLGNLSFSIAVAINFTPLFKWSLTDLSTSELSREVIMKNYTILLNYLNNPWIQRLNMPNFESSAQGLFHFSEVKKLFMLNYSILAFSLIFGFFLIRYLKKKNELSALIKLMSYTMYGPLIVLILLLVNFDRIFILFHEVFFNNEAWIFNPSIDPIINVLPQSFFLACFIFVFILFEVQLILTYLLLKKNLRRNYEKNQPVINV; translated from the coding sequence ATGAAAAAATTAAGGACATATTTGGCTTTGCTTGTTATATTATTGGGTAATTTAAGTTTTTCAATTGCAGTAGCGATAAATTTTACACCACTTTTCAAATGGAGTTTAACAGATTTGTCTACTAGTGAATTATCTAGGGAAGTAATCATGAAAAATTATACTATATTACTTAACTATTTAAATAATCCTTGGATACAAAGATTAAATATGCCTAATTTTGAAAGTTCAGCGCAAGGATTATTTCATTTTAGTGAAGTTAAAAAATTATTTATGCTTAATTATAGTATCCTTGCTTTTTCACTGATTTTTGGTTTTTTTTTGATTCGGTATTTAAAAAAGAAAAACGAACTTTCAGCATTGATTAAATTGATGAGCTACACAATGTATGGTCCATTAATCGTTTTAATTTTATTATTAGTAAATTTTGATAGGATATTCATACTTTTTCACGAAGTTTTTTTTAATAATGAAGCGTGGATTTTTAATCCGTCAATTGATCCTATTATAAATGTACTGCCACAATCATTTTTTCTTGCCTGCTTTATTTTCGTGTTTATTTTATTCGAAGTGCAACTTATTCTAACTTATTTGTTATTAAAAAAGAATTTAAGGAGAAATTATGAAAAAAATCAGCCCGTTATTAATGTCTAA
- a CDS encoding response regulator transcription factor, producing MKILIVDDEPKILEIVDAYLISKNYSVYKATSGKEALEKYHFISPDLVILDLMLPDISGLDVCETIRKETETPIIMLTAKSGEEDILKGLALGADDYIVKPFSPKELVARVETVLRRSSTFSSHGKLIFNDGELIIIPSTRQVFLTNNELALTSSEFDILAIIASNPNRIFSRSQLIEIVKGMEFSGLERTIDSHIKNLRHKIEKDPKKPNYIVTVHGSGYRFGEGK from the coding sequence ATGAAAATTCTGATTGTTGATGATGAGCCTAAAATACTAGAAATCGTGGATGCGTACTTGATATCAAAAAACTACTCAGTATATAAAGCAACATCAGGAAAGGAAGCTTTAGAAAAATATCATTTTATTTCCCCTGATTTGGTTATACTAGATTTAATGTTGCCAGATATCAGTGGTCTTGATGTGTGCGAAACAATTAGAAAAGAAACGGAAACACCAATCATCATGCTAACAGCAAAATCGGGAGAAGAAGACATTTTGAAAGGACTTGCTCTAGGTGCAGATGATTATATAGTGAAACCATTTAGTCCAAAGGAACTTGTTGCAAGAGTTGAGACCGTTTTAAGACGGTCTTCAACATTTTCTAGTCATGGGAAATTAATCTTTAACGATGGTGAGTTAATTATTATTCCAAGTACTCGACAAGTATTTTTAACAAATAATGAGTTAGCATTAACTTCTTCTGAATTTGATATTTTAGCTATTATTGCTTCTAATCCAAATCGTATTTTTTCTAGAAGTCAGTTGATAGAAATAGTAAAGGGAATGGAGTTTTCTGGATTAGAAAGAACAATTGATTCACATATAAAAAATTTACGCCATAAAATAGAAAAAGATCCAAAAAAACCAAATTATATTGTAACAGTTCATGGTAGCGGTTATCGTTTTGGTGAGGGAAAATGA
- a CDS encoding murein hydrolase activator EnvC family protein has protein sequence MKKILKTIIIGSVSLSSLFYSQVSFAVNYEEEISKSTTEINSIKNEIENEKVALGQLLTEIEKKEDKSNQLLEEIKLIQIEMNTLKISNDELQDKITQRTEKLNSQLQTIQIEGNASTYTNFILNSESFTDFIGRIEVSSKLISANKEIVLQQKKDKEKIELQENKTSANQKNQKKLISELQEVQVKLENQKNLKEAKIVTLAQQQATAEDEKIILISNQENEKIQLEANANKPVIAKTSVDLTNMTSASETPEPPAPSLTVGSSGYIYPLQAPISSPFGAREGLDANGFHKGVDFSAPEGTPIAASMAGEVVVAQNDGMPVSGYGIATIIKHSNGMYSLYGHQSELLVSVGDSVQQGQIIGKVGNTGISFGAHLHFEIRTSLYGGMGNVLDPMNFLN, from the coding sequence TTGAAAAAAATTTTAAAAACTATTATCATTGGTTCTGTTTCTTTATCCTCTTTATTTTACAGTCAAGTTTCATTTGCAGTAAATTATGAGGAAGAAATTAGCAAAAGCACAACAGAAATTAATTCTATAAAAAATGAAATTGAAAATGAGAAAGTTGCCTTGGGGCAATTACTTACTGAAATCGAAAAAAAAGAAGACAAAAGTAACCAACTATTAGAGGAAATAAAACTTATTCAAATTGAAATGAATACTTTAAAAATAAGCAACGATGAGTTACAAGATAAAATTACTCAAAGAACTGAAAAATTAAATTCCCAACTCCAAACGATTCAAATTGAAGGTAATGCTTCGACTTATACAAATTTCATTTTGAATTCAGAATCATTTACTGACTTTATTGGACGAATAGAAGTATCTTCAAAACTAATTTCTGCGAATAAAGAAATTGTACTGCAACAAAAAAAAGATAAAGAAAAAATCGAATTACAAGAAAATAAAACAAGCGCGAATCAAAAAAATCAAAAAAAATTAATTTCTGAATTGCAAGAAGTACAAGTTAAATTAGAAAATCAAAAAAATTTAAAAGAAGCTAAGATAGTCACTTTAGCACAACAACAAGCTACCGCAGAAGATGAAAAAATTATTCTTATTTCTAATCAGGAAAATGAAAAAATTCAACTAGAAGCTAACGCTAATAAACCTGTAATAGCTAAGACTAGTGTTGATTTGACGAATATGACTTCTGCTAGTGAGACTCCGGAACCTCCAGCACCTTCACTAACTGTTGGAAGCTCGGGTTATATCTATCCACTACAGGCACCTATTTCTTCACCTTTTGGTGCTAGAGAAGGCTTAGATGCAAATGGATTTCATAAAGGTGTGGATTTTAGTGCTCCTGAAGGAACGCCTATTGCTGCATCTATGGCTGGTGAGGTTGTTGTTGCTCAGAATGATGGTATGCCTGTTTCTGGTTATGGAATTGCAACTATTATTAAGCACAGCAATGGCATGTATTCTCTGTATGGTCACCAATCTGAACTACTTGTTTCTGTTGGAGATAGTGTTCAACAAGGACAAATCATTGGAAAAGTCGGGAACACTGGAATTTCTTTTGGGGCTCATTTACATTTTGAAATTCGAACCTCTTTATATGGGGGAATGGGAAATGTGCTTGATCCTATGAATTTCTTAAATTAA
- a CDS encoding DUF2933 domain-containing protein produces the protein MNLIVSILPFLLLLICPIMMFFMHGKHGHSSSHDHSNHNGISKSDFEALKEQNEKMNSELTLLKQKIK, from the coding sequence ATGAATTTAATTGTCTCTATTTTACCGTTTTTACTACTATTAATTTGTCCAATTATGATGTTTTTTATGCATGGGAAACATGGTCACAGTTCATCCCATGACCACTCTAATCATAACGGGATTTCAAAATCTGATTTTGAAGCATTAAAAGAGCAAAATGAAAAAATGAATTCTGAGTTAACTTTATTAAAACAAAAAATTAAATGA
- a CDS encoding SHOCT domain-containing protein has translation MLNKCISFMGGGFNMMFMGIIWVSLIVLIVILVLKTFEKKNQKQNFEESPVDILLKEFAKGAITEEEYLAKRKYM, from the coding sequence ATGTTGAATAAGTGTATATCTTTTATGGGAGGTGGATTCAATATGATGTTTATGGGGATAATTTGGGTAAGTTTAATTGTTTTAATAGTGATTCTAGTGCTAAAAACTTTTGAAAAAAAGAATCAGAAACAAAATTTTGAAGAATCACCGGTGGATATTTTATTAAAAGAATTTGCAAAAGGGGCTATAACAGAAGAAGAGTATTTAGCAAAACGAAAATATATGTAA
- a CDS encoding heavy-metal-associated domain-containing protein: MKEKLIIDGMKCEGCAKNVFRRLHSISGVESVSLSLEDNSATIDSSQQISQKELDSVFIDSHYKVSQVIKM, from the coding sequence ATGAAGGAAAAACTAATTATTGACGGTATGAAGTGTGAAGGATGTGCTAAAAATGTTTTCAGAAGACTTCATTCTATAAGTGGGGTAGAAAGTGTTTCTTTAAGTTTGGAAGATAATTCTGCAACAATTGATAGTTCTCAACAAATTAGTCAAAAAGAGTTAGATTCAGTTTTTATTGATTCTCACTATAAAGTTTCACAAGTAATTAAAATGTAA
- the lgt gene encoding prolipoprotein diacylglyceryl transferase has protein sequence MEPLNRIFISIGPITIYWYAIFMISGAFLGYLLVAKQAEKEDINDDTILDLLLIAFPIAILSARTYYVLFEWSDYSTNFWDVFKIWEGGLAIHGGLIGAIITGYFFSKKRNIPFFKLADLVAPGILVGQIVGRWGNFMNQEAFGGIVPRTFLESLNLPNFIINQMYIDGAYHHPTFLYESLWNSLILIILLLVRNKKHFQGQLFFMYLMGYSIGRFFIEGLRTDSLMLTSTIRMAQFISVILIILSTVAMIGLARKEKKSTLLE, from the coding sequence GTGGAACCACTTAATCGTATTTTTATTTCCATAGGACCAATTACAATTTATTGGTATGCAATTTTCATGATTTCTGGGGCTTTTTTAGGATATTTACTAGTTGCAAAACAAGCTGAAAAAGAAGACATTAACGATGATACTATTCTTGATTTATTGCTGATTGCTTTTCCAATAGCTATCCTGAGTGCTCGAACCTATTATGTTCTATTTGAATGGTCAGATTATTCAACTAATTTTTGGGATGTTTTCAAAATCTGGGAAGGTGGCTTAGCAATTCATGGAGGGTTAATTGGCGCTATAATAACAGGGTACTTTTTTTCAAAAAAAAGAAATATTCCTTTTTTTAAACTTGCAGATTTAGTAGCACCTGGAATACTAGTCGGTCAAATAGTTGGCCGTTGGGGAAATTTTATGAATCAAGAAGCTTTTGGTGGTATCGTACCAAGAACATTTTTGGAAAGTTTAAATCTTCCTAATTTCATAATCAATCAAATGTACATTGACGGTGCATATCATCATCCCACATTTTTATATGAATCGCTTTGGAATAGTTTGATCTTAATAATTTTGTTGCTTGTTAGAAATAAAAAACATTTCCAAGGTCAACTCTTTTTCATGTATCTAATGGGCTATTCTATTGGCAGATTTTTTATCGAAGGATTACGTACAGATAGCTTAATGCTTACTTCAACTATTCGAATGGCTCAATTCATTTCTGTGATCTTAATCATTTTATCTACCGTAGCAATGATTGGACTTGCAAGAAAAGAAAAAAAAAGCACCTTATTGGAGTAG
- a CDS encoding multicopper oxidase family protein has product MSKKQLTTVLLIVIVAFIAVTGWFLYDKNYTKTENNQSKQKMNMSMSEGNSSSNSSMEMMDQESENNVEIVEKNQKEKELAIPPLLKADSETDSAVEYTLTAQEGESSFIDGEKTKTLGYNGNFLGPVLRVKNGQKVTINTENKLTSDTSFHWHGLKIPSDVDGGPHQPVKPNETKKVDFTVEQEAATLWFHPHPDGETAKQVYDGLAGVLLVEDENSDKLDIPKNYGKDDIPVIVQDRVFDNNNQLNYESDRNEDGTQGDTLLVNGTINPYINVSDGNIRLRLLNGSNARNYEFSFDDGSEFKQIASDGGFLANPISLDKVMLTPGERAEIIVNTEKYKKGDVLNLMDGDSKILSLKITKDNLKSVELPTKLNEIANEDTSSLPEQKITLKGMSHMVSIDGKTFDMNRIDLEKKKDEKEIWEIYNAPDMMGGMIHPFHIHGVQFRILSRNGKTPPENEAGWKDTVALNPDETVKLEVQFQNTGIFMYHCHNLEHEENGMMGQVKVTK; this is encoded by the coding sequence ATGAGTAAAAAACAATTAACAACAGTTTTATTAATTGTAATTGTAGCTTTCATAGCAGTTACTGGATGGTTTTTGTATGATAAAAATTATACTAAAACAGAAAATAATCAATCTAAACAAAAAATGAATATGAGTATGTCTGAGGGAAATTCAAGTAGTAACAGTAGCATGGAAATGATGGACCAAGAAAGCGAAAATAATGTTGAAATTGTGGAAAAAAATCAAAAAGAAAAAGAGTTGGCGATTCCTCCTTTATTAAAGGCAGATTCTGAAACAGACTCAGCAGTAGAATATACTCTAACTGCGCAAGAGGGAGAATCTTCCTTTATTGATGGCGAAAAAACTAAGACTCTTGGGTACAATGGTAACTTTCTTGGACCTGTTTTACGAGTTAAAAATGGCCAAAAGGTAACGATTAACACTGAAAACAAGTTAACTAGTGACACATCGTTTCATTGGCATGGGTTAAAAATCCCTTCAGACGTTGACGGTGGACCACACCAACCAGTAAAACCTAATGAGACTAAAAAAGTAGATTTCACTGTAGAACAAGAAGCTGCAACACTCTGGTTTCATCCACATCCAGATGGTGAAACAGCTAAACAAGTATATGATGGTTTAGCTGGCGTTTTGTTAGTAGAAGATGAAAATTCTGACAAACTAGATATACCAAAAAATTATGGTAAGGATGATATACCTGTAATTGTTCAAGATAGGGTTTTTGATAATAACAATCAGTTGAATTATGAATCAGATCGAAATGAAGACGGAACTCAAGGAGATACATTGTTGGTTAATGGAACAATAAATCCTTATATTAATGTTTCAGATGGGAATATACGTTTGCGTTTGTTAAATGGATCAAATGCAAGAAATTATGAGTTTTCTTTTGACGATGGGTCAGAATTTAAACAAATTGCGTCTGATGGTGGATTTCTTGCGAATCCAATTTCTTTGGATAAGGTTATGTTAACTCCTGGAGAACGTGCTGAAATAATTGTAAATACTGAAAAATACAAAAAAGGGGATGTACTAAATCTTATGGATGGTGATTCTAAAATTTTATCTCTAAAAATTACCAAAGATAATTTAAAATCAGTAGAATTGCCAACTAAGTTAAACGAAATTGCAAATGAAGATACTTCATCACTACCTGAACAAAAAATCACATTAAAAGGTATGTCACACATGGTGTCTATTGATGGAAAAACTTTTGACATGAATAGAATTGATTTGGAAAAAAAGAAAGATGAAAAAGAGATATGGGAAATTTACAATGCACCTGATATGATGGGTGGAATGATTCATCCTTTTCATATTCATGGGGTCCAATTTAGAATCTTATCAAGAAATGGAAAAACACCTCCTGAAAACGAAGCGGGATGGAAAGATACTGTTGCATTAAACCCAGATGAAACAGTTAAATTAGAAGTACAATTCCAAAATACTGGAATTTTTATGTATCATTGTCATAACTTGGAGCATGAAGAAAATGGAATGATGGGACAAGTAAAAGTTACTAAATAG
- a CDS encoding glutamate-cysteine ligase family protein yields MKKISPLLMSKFTEGTFGIERETLRVKKDGELSLSLHPSKLNIKGIEKDFSEAQLELVIPVQNSLKKTYALMLEMTRYIHQNLPEDEYLWPFSMPTLNKEEVMVPIATYSDSDKILYREYLAKKYGKSKQLICGIHYNFGFDDSLLRILYDERQEKCSFKEFKNMFYLKLAKNFLQDKWLITYLFGASPVGEKKIFPSYTPVRSIRNSSYGYRNLTSQKVSFDSLDSYVTTLEEFIEKKYLYDEREFYSPIRLKNGKTLASLREDGIEYIEIRMIDINPYSSCGIDLDDMEFLYLFLIYLVHKKETASQAEILEGHGMNEVTALEDPFSKSTYFYKGVSILQEMEQMVLKLKLPNTYIRTLKKMQERFYYPETTLSAQIIKDMQSTGSFMNLGIKISQQYKNRYLT; encoded by the coding sequence ATGAAAAAAATCAGCCCGTTATTAATGTCTAAGTTCACTGAAGGGACATTCGGAATTGAAAGAGAAACATTAAGAGTAAAAAAAGATGGGGAACTTTCACTTTCATTGCACCCCTCTAAATTGAATATAAAAGGAATAGAAAAAGACTTTAGTGAAGCGCAACTTGAATTAGTAATACCTGTACAAAATAGCTTAAAAAAAACATATGCCTTAATGCTTGAAATGACACGTTATATTCATCAAAATTTGCCAGAAGACGAATATTTATGGCCATTTAGTATGCCTACCTTAAACAAAGAAGAGGTGATGGTTCCTATTGCTACCTATAGTGATTCAGATAAAATCCTTTACAGAGAATATTTAGCAAAAAAATATGGGAAGTCAAAACAGTTAATATGTGGTATTCATTATAATTTTGGTTTTGATGATAGTTTATTGCGTATTTTATATGATGAAAGACAAGAAAAGTGTTCATTTAAAGAATTTAAAAACATGTTCTATTTAAAGTTAGCTAAAAATTTTCTACAAGATAAATGGTTAATTACTTATTTGTTTGGTGCTTCACCTGTGGGCGAAAAAAAAATATTTCCTTCTTATACTCCTGTTAGGAGTATAAGAAATAGTAGTTACGGTTATAGAAATCTAACGAGTCAAAAGGTATCTTTTGACTCATTAGATAGCTACGTAACCACATTGGAAGAGTTTATTGAAAAAAAGTACCTTTATGATGAGAGAGAATTTTATTCACCAATTCGTTTGAAAAATGGAAAAACGTTGGCTAGCTTAAGAGAAGATGGAATTGAATATATTGAAATTCGTATGATTGACATCAACCCATACAGTTCCTGTGGAATTGACTTAGATGATATGGAGTTCCTTTATTTATTTTTAATATATTTAGTTCACAAAAAAGAGACAGCCAGTCAAGCTGAAATATTAGAAGGACATGGAATGAATGAAGTAACTGCGCTTGAAGATCCTTTTTCAAAATCCACCTATTTTTATAAAGGGGTCTCTATTTTACAGGAAATGGAACAAATGGTTCTAAAATTGAAGTTACCGAATACCTATATACGGACCCTCAAGAAAATGCAAGAACGATTTTATTATCCAGAAACCACTTTAAGTGCTCAAATAATTAAAGATATGCAGAGTACAGGTTCATTTATGAATTTAGGAATCAAGATATCTCAACAATATAAAAATAGATACTTGACATGA
- a CDS encoding heavy metal translocating P-type ATPase — MKKEVFLIEGMTCASCAQTIEKATKKLKGVEFSSVNLTTEKLTISFDENQVSFTDIKKSVDNAGYTISTSKIKASYSITGMTCASCAQTIEKYINKLDGIVSVSVNLATEKMSVDYNSSLLSNEIIIATVKNAGYSAKKINSEEKVNDTSEMKEKEIKLVWKKFVWSAIFTLPVLYLAVGHMFGFPLPEILDPMKNPQIFAMTQLIFTIPVIVLGNSYYRIGFKTLVRLHPNMDSLIALGTSAAFLYGIFATIMIAKGDYSYTNELYFEAAAVILTLITLGKYLELLSKGKTSEAIKKLMGLAPKTALIIKNGIEKIIPIEEVEVGDILIVKPGDKMPVDGVVIEGVTSVDESMLTGESLPVEKNVGNSIIGASINKNGTIQYKATKVGTDTALSQIIKLVEDAQGSKAPIAKLADIISGYFVPVVIALAVISGGAWYIAGQSGVFALTIFISVLVIACPCALGLATPTAIMVGTGKGAENGVLIKSGVALETTHQIKTIVFDKTGTITEGKPKVTDVIVVDPISKDELLSFAASAEKGSEHPLGESIVKEAEFAKVTLKKVSKFKAIPGHGIEVQIENKTLLLGNKKLMDKNNINQEYLSDTSDKLATEGKTPMYIAIEGQLAGIIAVADTVKSSSLNAINKLHKMGIEVAMITGDNKQTALAIAKQVGIERVLSEVLPEDKASEVKNLQKNGKKVAMVGDGINDAPALAQADIGIAIGSGTDVAIESADIVLMRSDLMDVPTAIELSKKTIRNIKENLFWAFAYNTLGIPVAMGLLFLFGGPLLSPIIAGAAMSFSSVSVLLNALRLKKFKPSK, encoded by the coding sequence GTGAAAAAAGAGGTATTTTTAATTGAAGGAATGACATGTGCCTCGTGTGCACAAACAATTGAAAAAGCTACAAAAAAATTAAAAGGTGTGGAGTTTTCTAGTGTAAATTTGACTACAGAAAAGTTAACTATCTCATTTGATGAAAACCAAGTATCTTTTACTGATATTAAAAAATCTGTAGATAATGCAGGCTATACAATCTCCACATCAAAAATAAAGGCTTCTTATTCTATAACGGGAATGACTTGTGCTTCATGCGCACAAACAATCGAAAAATATATAAACAAATTAGATGGAATTGTATCTGTTTCTGTAAATTTAGCAACAGAAAAAATGAGTGTTGACTATAATTCTAGTTTGTTATCAAATGAAATAATTATAGCAACTGTAAAAAATGCAGGTTACAGTGCAAAAAAAATAAATAGTGAAGAAAAAGTTAACGATACAAGTGAAATGAAAGAAAAAGAAATCAAATTAGTTTGGAAAAAATTTGTATGGTCAGCAATTTTCACTTTACCTGTTCTTTATTTGGCTGTGGGCCATATGTTTGGATTTCCCTTACCGGAAATTCTCGATCCTATGAAAAACCCGCAAATTTTTGCTATGACTCAGTTGATATTCACTATTCCTGTGATAGTACTTGGTAATAGTTATTACCGAATTGGCTTTAAAACCTTAGTTCGGCTTCACCCGAATATGGATTCACTAATTGCGTTAGGGACTAGTGCTGCATTCTTATACGGTATATTTGCAACTATTATGATTGCTAAAGGAGATTATAGTTATACAAATGAACTTTATTTTGAGGCTGCAGCAGTGATTTTAACACTAATAACACTTGGAAAATATTTAGAATTACTTTCTAAAGGAAAAACATCTGAAGCAATTAAAAAGCTTATGGGATTAGCCCCAAAAACAGCCTTAATTATAAAAAATGGAATTGAAAAAATTATTCCTATCGAAGAAGTAGAAGTTGGTGACATATTAATTGTAAAACCAGGGGATAAAATGCCAGTTGATGGTGTTGTGATAGAGGGAGTAACTTCTGTTGATGAGTCTATGTTAACTGGCGAAAGTCTACCAGTTGAAAAAAATGTTGGAAATTCAATCATTGGTGCTAGTATCAATAAGAATGGAACCATTCAGTATAAGGCAACTAAAGTCGGAACAGATACAGCACTCTCTCAAATAATTAAATTAGTTGAAGATGCCCAAGGATCAAAAGCTCCAATCGCTAAACTTGCGGATATTATCTCTGGTTATTTTGTACCAGTAGTCATTGCTTTAGCAGTAATATCTGGAGGAGCTTGGTATATTGCGGGTCAATCTGGTGTATTCGCTTTAACAATATTTATTTCAGTTTTAGTCATTGCTTGTCCGTGTGCACTGGGATTAGCAACACCTACAGCTATTATGGTAGGCACTGGTAAAGGTGCTGAAAATGGTGTTTTGATAAAGAGTGGGGTAGCGCTTGAAACAACACATCAAATTAAAACGATAGTGTTTGATAAAACTGGAACAATTACTGAAGGGAAACCCAAAGTTACGGACGTTATCGTTGTAGATCCTATATCAAAAGATGAATTACTCAGTTTTGCGGCTTCTGCTGAGAAAGGTTCGGAACACCCTTTAGGCGAATCCATTGTAAAAGAAGCGGAGTTTGCTAAAGTTACATTAAAAAAGGTTTCAAAATTTAAGGCAATTCCTGGTCATGGAATTGAGGTTCAAATTGAAAATAAGACTCTTCTATTAGGAAATAAAAAGTTGATGGACAAAAATAATATTAACCAAGAATACCTATCCGATACTTCTGACAAACTAGCAACTGAGGGGAAAACGCCCATGTATATCGCTATTGAGGGTCAATTAGCAGGAATAATAGCTGTTGCAGATACTGTGAAATCAAGCAGTTTAAATGCAATTAATAAACTTCATAAAATGGGAATTGAAGTAGCTATGATAACGGGTGATAATAAACAAACTGCTTTAGCGATTGCAAAGCAAGTAGGTATTGAGAGAGTTTTAAGTGAAGTATTACCTGAAGATAAGGCTTCTGAAGTCAAAAATCTACAAAAAAATGGAAAAAAAGTAGCTATGGTAGGAGATGGGATTAACGATGCTCCTGCATTAGCTCAGGCAGATATTGGGATTGCAATAGGATCAGGCACTGACGTTGCGATAGAATCTGCAGACATTGTTCTGATGCGAAGTGACCTCATGGACGTCCCAACCGCCATAGAATTAAGCAAAAAAACAATTCGAAATATTAAAGAAAACTTATTTTGGGCATTTGCATATAACACGCTAGGAATTCCTGTAGCAATGGGATTATTATTCTTGTTTGGCGGGCCTTTATTGAGTCCTATTATTGCGGGTGCTGCTATGAGCTTTAGTTCTGTTTCAGTTTTATTAAATGCATTACGACTAAAAAAATTTAAACCATCAAAATAA